Proteins co-encoded in one Streptomyces sp. JH34 genomic window:
- a CDS encoding DUF4184 family protein — translation MPFTLSHAAAVLPGIRRSGQGRGPLVASAMVAGSFAPDMTYYADTAVPGAMEFGEVTHSVWGVFTVDVLVTGALVALWLMLREPLVALLPGAARGRVHTFLRGRPRQPGRPGLAETAWFVLSAVIGSGTHVVWDAFTHHDRWGTDLLPVLNGSIAGHPVFQVVQYGSSAVALTVLAWFTYTGLRRIGPVPAPESVPVLTPSERGWAGALLALCVLLGTAHRCARWYAYFGHIDTPLDIIPTACFGAGAGLAAGLVLYGAWMRLRPKPSAPPPPDSPLADTAGARPAGRDAG, via the coding sequence ATGCCGTTCACGCTCAGTCACGCCGCAGCCGTGCTCCCCGGGATCAGAAGATCCGGACAGGGCCGTGGGCCTCTCGTCGCCTCCGCGATGGTCGCCGGATCGTTCGCCCCCGACATGACCTACTACGCCGACACGGCGGTCCCCGGGGCGATGGAGTTCGGCGAGGTGACTCATTCCGTGTGGGGGGTGTTCACCGTGGACGTCCTCGTCACGGGCGCCCTGGTGGCACTGTGGCTGATGCTGCGCGAACCGCTCGTCGCGCTGCTCCCCGGGGCGGCGCGGGGGCGCGTGCACACCTTCCTGCGGGGCAGGCCCCGGCAGCCGGGCCGCCCGGGCCTCGCCGAGACGGCGTGGTTCGTCCTGTCCGCCGTCATCGGCTCGGGGACCCACGTCGTGTGGGACGCCTTCACGCATCACGACCGGTGGGGCACCGACCTGCTCCCCGTCCTGAACGGCAGCATCGCGGGCCACCCGGTGTTCCAGGTCGTGCAGTACGGCAGTTCGGCGGTGGCCCTGACGGTCCTGGCATGGTTCACGTACACCGGCCTGCGACGCATCGGGCCTGTCCCCGCCCCCGAGTCCGTGCCGGTGCTGACCCCGTCCGAACGCGGATGGGCCGGCGCGCTCCTCGCGCTGTGCGTCCTGCTCGGGACCGCCCACCGGTGTGCCCGCTGGTACGCCTACTTCGGGCATATCGACACGCCGCTCGACATCATCCCGACGGCGTGTTTCGGCGCCGGAGCGGGCCTCGCGGCCGGCCTCGTGCTCTACGGGGCGTGGATGCGGCTGCGGCCGAAGCCGTCCGCTCCCCCGCCGCCGGACAGCCCCCTCGCGGACACCGCGGGGGCCCGCCCGGCGGGCCGCGACGCCGGCTGA
- a CDS encoding lytic murein transglycosylase encodes MAAQFGRRLRRGATTTAVAAAAVAALSASQAPAAPQTDGAAGDQSAAGSAPSGDSAATGNSPYHTDLPPLNTPNKPGTSVNLPVTGSAEAGIPASVLAAYKKAEQELAGTDAACRLPWQLLAAIGKVESGQARGGNVDADGTTLSPILGPALNGQGFALIKDTDGGAYDGDATHDRAVGPMQFIPSTWATWGQDGNGDGRKDPNNIYDASLAAGRYLCAGTRDLTVAADLDRAVLSYNHSTEYLRTVRSWFDYYKRGTHEVPDGTGVLPADTGGGTTSPSPTPTTGTPGGGASTSPTPSPSTPGGGTSPSPGTQPPPTTKPPTTPPATKPPTTPPVTPTPSETFGSLENAGTGTLTATAGEAFGERVTVRAKNKLGKPLAGTPVTFAVVGATDTRFAGGKSTVTLTTAADGTVTAPVLTAGEKTGTFKVTAVAGTTEPRALSWTASVTARVADTIVRTGDKALTAAPGTEFADRVEVRTTYKGTGVADTAVTATVLTAAGTPAEDGKGPYFEDVDGNPVRTLDLTTGADGALELPKIHADDTEGTFTLRLTTASGATLTVELKVEAAPAA; translated from the coding sequence ATGGCAGCGCAATTCGGCCGCAGGCTGCGCAGGGGGGCCACCACCACCGCGGTGGCCGCGGCAGCCGTGGCGGCTCTGTCCGCCTCCCAGGCTCCCGCGGCACCCCAGACCGACGGCGCCGCGGGTGACCAGAGCGCAGCCGGGTCGGCGCCGTCCGGCGACAGCGCGGCCACGGGCAACTCGCCCTACCACACGGACCTTCCGCCGCTGAACACGCCCAACAAGCCCGGCACGTCCGTGAACCTTCCCGTGACCGGCAGTGCCGAAGCGGGCATACCCGCCTCGGTCCTGGCCGCGTACAAGAAGGCGGAGCAGGAACTCGCCGGCACCGACGCCGCGTGCCGTCTGCCGTGGCAACTGCTCGCCGCGATCGGCAAGGTCGAGTCGGGACAGGCCCGCGGCGGCAACGTCGACGCGGACGGCACCACCCTCTCCCCGATCCTCGGCCCGGCCCTCAACGGCCAGGGCTTCGCGCTCATCAAGGACACCGACGGCGGCGCGTACGACGGCGACGCGACCCACGACCGTGCGGTCGGCCCGATGCAGTTCATCCCGTCCACCTGGGCCACCTGGGGCCAGGACGGAAACGGCGACGGACGCAAGGACCCCAACAACATCTACGACGCATCGCTCGCGGCCGGGCGCTACCTCTGCGCCGGCACCCGCGACCTCACGGTCGCCGCTGACCTCGACCGGGCGGTGCTGAGCTACAACCACTCGACGGAGTACCTGCGCACGGTGCGCTCCTGGTTCGACTACTACAAGCGCGGCACCCACGAGGTCCCGGACGGCACAGGAGTCCTCCCGGCGGACACGGGCGGCGGCACGACCTCCCCGTCCCCCACGCCCACGACCGGCACCCCTGGCGGCGGCGCGTCCACGAGCCCCACCCCGAGTCCCTCGACGCCCGGCGGCGGCACGTCCCCGAGTCCCGGCACCCAGCCGCCGCCGACGACCAAGCCGCCCACGACTCCGCCGGCGACGAAGCCTCCCACGACCCCGCCGGTGACGCCCACACCGTCCGAGACCTTCGGAAGCCTCGAGAACGCGGGCACCGGGACCCTCACCGCCACGGCCGGCGAGGCGTTCGGCGAGCGCGTCACGGTCCGGGCGAAGAACAAGCTGGGCAAGCCGCTCGCCGGGACCCCGGTGACCTTCGCCGTCGTCGGCGCGACGGACACCCGCTTCGCCGGCGGGAAGAGCACCGTGACGCTGACCACGGCAGCCGACGGCACCGTCACCGCGCCCGTCCTGACGGCAGGCGAGAAGACGGGCACGTTCAAGGTGACGGCGGTCGCCGGGACGACCGAGCCCCGCGCCCTCTCCTGGACCGCGAGCGTCACGGCCCGGGTCGCGGACACCATCGTCCGGACGGGCGACAAGGCCCTGACGGCCGCCCCCGGCACCGAGTTCGCCGACCGCGTCGAGGTCAGGACCACGTACAAGGGGACCGGGGTCGCGGACACCGCGGTCACCGCGACGGTGCTCACCGCGGCGGGGACGCCCGCCGAGGACGGCAAGGGGCCGTACTTCGAGGACGTGGACGGCAACCCCGTCCGCACCCTGGACCTGACGACCGGTGCCGACGGGGCCCTGGAACTCCCGAAGATCCACGCCGACGACACCGAGGGCACCTTCACCCTGCGGCTCACCACCGCGAGCGGCGCCACGCTGACCGTCGAGCTGAAGGTCGAGGCCGCCCCGGCGGCCTGA
- the hrpB gene encoding ATP-dependent helicase HrpB produces MIRTDALDQLPVRTAVPALERALDERGAAVLCAPPGTGKTTLVPLVLAGLTGGGPARRVLVAEPRRIAARAAARRMAWLLGERTGERVGFTVRGERVVGPDTRVEVVTTGVLLQRLQRDQELAGVDVVIVDECHERHLDADTAAAFLLDVRGTIRPDLRLVAASATTDAEGWARLLGGAPVVEARGVSHPVEVVWAPPAGTVRPPHGMRVDPVLLTHVAAVVRRALAERDGDVLCFLPGVGEIGRVAAQLAGVDAEVLQVHGRAPAAVQDAVLAGASGGRRVVLSTSVAESSLTVPGVRVVVDSGLAREPRTDHARGLSALTTVRASRASGRQRAGRAGREAPGAVYRCWEQAEDGRLAAFPSPEIKVADLAAFALQAACWGDPDASGLALLDPPPAGALGAAREVLAAVGAVDASGRATDRGARMSRIGLHPRLARAFLDGAAEVGGRRAAEVVALLSEEPPREYGDDLAHALRTARRGGDGYAARWRQEVRRLSGSLGSSGAGDGGPDDAAVGLVAALAFPERVARARGEGAFLMASGTGAQLGEGSRLRTARWLAVAVADRPAHAASARVRLAAVVDEGTARLAAGHLLFSGEEVRWADGDVVARSVERLGAVELSVRALRSPAPALVRGALLEGLRREGPGLLRWTRDGGQLRLRLAFLHRVLGPPWPDVSDGALLERADEWLEPELSRAGRRADLARIDAGQAVRRLLPWATGDAARLDELAPERIEVPSGSRIRVEYGGEQPVLAVKLQELFGLGETPRVAGVPVLVHLLSPAGRPAAVTADLASFWREGYRDVRAELRGRYPKHPWPEDPTTTEATRFTSARLRRS; encoded by the coding sequence GTGATCCGCACCGACGCCCTGGACCAGTTGCCCGTACGCACGGCTGTGCCCGCCCTGGAGCGGGCCCTCGACGAGCGGGGCGCCGCGGTGCTCTGCGCACCGCCCGGGACGGGCAAGACGACGCTCGTGCCCCTGGTGCTCGCCGGGCTGACCGGGGGCGGCCCGGCCCGCCGGGTGCTCGTCGCCGAGCCCCGCCGGATCGCGGCCCGGGCCGCGGCGCGGCGGATGGCGTGGCTGCTCGGCGAGCGGACCGGCGAGCGGGTCGGCTTCACCGTGCGCGGTGAGCGCGTGGTGGGGCCGGACACGAGGGTGGAGGTCGTCACCACCGGGGTGCTGCTCCAGCGGCTGCAGCGCGACCAGGAACTCGCCGGGGTCGACGTGGTGATCGTCGACGAGTGCCACGAACGTCACCTGGACGCGGACACGGCCGCCGCGTTCCTGCTCGACGTACGGGGGACGATCAGGCCGGACCTGCGCCTGGTCGCGGCCTCGGCCACGACGGACGCCGAGGGCTGGGCACGGCTGCTCGGCGGCGCGCCGGTGGTCGAGGCGCGCGGCGTGTCGCATCCGGTCGAGGTGGTGTGGGCGCCGCCCGCGGGGACCGTCAGGCCGCCGCACGGGATGCGGGTGGACCCGGTCCTGCTGACGCACGTGGCCGCGGTGGTGCGCCGGGCGCTCGCCGAGCGGGACGGCGACGTCCTGTGCTTCCTGCCCGGGGTCGGCGAGATCGGCCGGGTCGCCGCACAGCTCGCCGGAGTGGACGCCGAGGTGCTCCAGGTGCACGGTCGCGCCCCCGCCGCCGTGCAGGACGCGGTGCTCGCCGGTGCGTCGGGCGGACGCCGGGTGGTCCTGTCGACCTCCGTGGCGGAGTCGTCCCTCACGGTGCCGGGGGTGCGGGTCGTCGTGGACTCGGGGCTGGCGCGGGAACCGCGTACCGACCACGCCCGGGGGCTGAGCGCGCTGACGACCGTACGGGCGTCGCGGGCGTCGGGACGCCAGCGGGCGGGCCGTGCGGGGCGCGAGGCCCCGGGCGCCGTGTACCGCTGCTGGGAGCAGGCCGAGGACGGGCGTCTCGCCGCGTTCCCCTCCCCCGAGATCAAGGTGGCCGACCTCGCGGCGTTCGCCCTGCAGGCGGCGTGCTGGGGCGATCCGGACGCCTCCGGGCTCGCGCTCCTGGACCCGCCGCCGGCCGGTGCCCTGGGCGCGGCGCGCGAGGTGCTGGCCGCGGTCGGCGCGGTGGACGCGTCGGGCCGGGCTACGGACCGGGGCGCACGGATGTCACGGATCGGCCTGCACCCCCGACTGGCACGGGCCTTCCTGGACGGCGCCGCCGAGGTCGGCGGACGCCGGGCCGCGGAGGTGGTGGCGCTGCTCAGCGAGGAGCCGCCGCGGGAGTACGGCGACGACCTGGCGCACGCGCTGCGCACGGCACGGCGCGGTGGCGACGGTTACGCCGCCCGCTGGCGGCAGGAGGTCAGGCGGCTCTCGGGATCCCTCGGCTCCTCGGGGGCCGGGGACGGAGGTCCGGACGACGCGGCCGTGGGTCTGGTGGCGGCGCTGGCCTTCCCTGAGCGTGTGGCGCGGGCCCGGGGCGAAGGGGCGTTCCTGATGGCGTCGGGCACGGGCGCACAGCTGGGAGAAGGTTCGCGGCTGCGGACCGCGCGGTGGCTGGCGGTCGCGGTCGCCGACCGGCCGGCCCATGCCGCGTCCGCCCGGGTGCGGCTGGCCGCCGTCGTCGACGAGGGGACCGCGCGGCTGGCCGCGGGGCACCTGCTGTTCTCCGGCGAGGAGGTCCGCTGGGCGGACGGCGACGTGGTGGCGCGCTCGGTCGAGCGCCTCGGCGCCGTGGAACTGTCGGTGCGGGCGCTGCGCTCTCCGGCCCCCGCGCTGGTACGCGGTGCGCTGCTGGAGGGGCTGCGGCGTGAGGGGCCGGGGCTGCTGCGGTGGACCAGGGACGGCGGGCAGCTGAGGCTGCGGCTCGCGTTCCTGCACCGGGTGCTGGGACCGCCGTGGCCCGATGTGTCGGACGGGGCGCTGCTGGAGCGCGCCGACGAGTGGCTGGAGCCCGAGCTGTCACGGGCGGGGCGCCGAGCCGATCTGGCGCGGATCGACGCCGGTCAGGCCGTGCGGCGCCTGCTGCCGTGGGCGACCGGCGACGCCGCCCGGCTCGACGAGCTGGCCCCGGAGCGGATCGAGGTACCGAGCGGGTCCCGGATCAGGGTGGAGTACGGCGGCGAGCAGCCCGTACTCGCGGTGAAGCTGCAGGAGCTCTTCGGGCTGGGCGAGACACCCCGGGTGGCCGGGGTGCCCGTGCTGGTCCACCTGCTGTCCCCCGCCGGGCGTCCGGCGGCGGTGACCGCGGACCTGGCGTCCTTCTGGCGGGAGGGCTACCGGGACGTGCGCGCGGAACTGCGCGGCCGCTACCCGAAGCACCCGTGGCCCGAGGACCCCACGACGACGGAGGCGACCCGTTTCACCTCGGCGCGGCTGCGCCGGAGCTGA
- a CDS encoding class I SAM-dependent methyltransferase, protein MSQETYDPEPEATRREAGEAESSRANRGWWDRNADEYQNDHGTFLGDDRFVWGPEGLDEAEAALLGPADALKGMDVLEIGAGAAQCSRWLAARGARPVALDLSHRQLQHALRIGGGVPLVEADAGRLPFRDGSFDLACSAYGAVPFVADPVQVFREVRRVLRPGGRWVFSVTHPIRWAFPDEPGPDGLSVSASYFDRVPYVEQDEHGDAVYVEHHRTLGDRVRDVVAGGFRLVDLVEPEWPAWNDQEWGGWSPLRGNLIPGTAIFVCERNGRDGA, encoded by the coding sequence ATGAGCCAAGAGACCTACGACCCCGAACCCGAAGCGACCCGGCGGGAAGCCGGTGAGGCGGAGAGCAGCCGGGCGAACCGCGGCTGGTGGGACCGGAACGCCGACGAGTACCAGAACGACCACGGAACGTTCCTCGGGGACGACCGTTTCGTCTGGGGTCCGGAAGGACTGGACGAGGCCGAGGCGGCCCTGCTGGGCCCGGCGGACGCCCTGAAGGGCATGGACGTCCTGGAGATCGGGGCCGGCGCCGCCCAGTGCTCGCGCTGGCTCGCGGCCCGGGGCGCCCGCCCGGTGGCCCTGGACCTCTCCCACCGCCAGCTCCAGCACGCCCTGCGCATCGGCGGCGGCGTCCCCCTGGTCGAGGCCGACGCCGGACGGCTCCCCTTCCGGGACGGCTCCTTCGACCTGGCCTGCTCCGCCTACGGCGCGGTGCCCTTCGTCGCCGACCCCGTCCAGGTGTTCCGCGAGGTGCGCCGGGTGCTGCGGCCGGGAGGCCGCTGGGTCTTCTCGGTGACCCATCCGATCCGCTGGGCGTTCCCCGACGAGCCGGGGCCGGATGGCCTCTCCGTCTCCGCCTCCTACTTCGACCGCGTGCCGTACGTGGAGCAGGACGAGCACGGCGACGCGGTGTACGTGGAACACCACAGGACGCTGGGAGACCGGGTCCGGGACGTGGTGGCGGGCGGGTTCCGGCTGGTCGACCTCGTGGAACCGGAATGGCCCGCCTGGAACGACCAGGAGTGGGGCGGCTGGTCCCCGCTGCGCGGCAACCTGATCCCCGGCACGGCGATCTTCGTCTGCGAGCGCAACGGCCGCGACGGCGCGTAG
- the rpsA gene encoding 30S ribosomal protein S1 codes for MTSSTETTATTPQVAVNDIGDADAFLAAIDETIKYFNDGDIVDGVIVKVDRDEVLLDIGYKTEGVIPSRELSIKHDVDPNEVVKVGDEIEALVLQKEDKEGRLILSKKRAQYERAWGTIEKIKEEDGIVTGTVIEVVKGGLILDIGLRGFLPASLVEMRRVRDLQPYVGKELEAKIIELDKNRNNVVLSRRAWLEQTQSEVRQTFLTTLQKGQVRSGVVSSIVNFGAFVDLGGVDGLVHVSELSWKHIDHPSEVVEVGQEVTVEVLDVDMDRERVSLSLKATQEDPWQQFARTHQIGQVVPGKVTKLVPFGAFVRVDEGIEGLVHISELAERHVEIPEQVVQVNDEIFVKVIDIDLERRRISLSLKQANEAFGGDPASVEFDPTLYGMAASYDDQGNYIYPEGFDPETNDWLEGFESQREVWETQYAEAQQRFEQHQAQVIKSREADEAAAAEGAAAPAGAAPAASGGSGGGGSYSSESADNSGALASDEALAALREKLAGGQS; via the coding sequence ATGACGAGCAGCACCGAGACCACCGCCACCACTCCGCAGGTTGCGGTCAACGACATCGGCGACGCGGACGCGTTCCTCGCGGCGATCGACGAGACGATCAAGTACTTCAACGACGGCGACATCGTTGACGGTGTCATCGTCAAGGTTGACCGCGACGAGGTCCTCCTCGACATCGGTTACAAGACCGAAGGTGTCATCCCGAGCCGCGAGCTCTCGATCAAGCACGACGTCGACCCGAACGAGGTCGTCAAGGTCGGCGACGAGATCGAGGCCCTGGTTCTCCAGAAGGAGGACAAGGAAGGCCGCCTGATCCTCTCGAAGAAGCGCGCTCAGTACGAGCGTGCCTGGGGCACCATCGAGAAGATCAAGGAAGAAGACGGCATCGTCACCGGTACCGTCATCGAGGTCGTCAAGGGTGGTCTCATCCTCGACATCGGCCTCCGTGGCTTCCTCCCGGCGTCGCTCGTCGAGATGCGTCGTGTCCGCGACCTCCAGCCCTACGTGGGCAAGGAGCTCGAGGCTAAGATCATCGAGCTGGACAAGAACCGCAACAACGTGGTCCTGTCCCGCCGTGCCTGGCTCGAGCAGACCCAGTCCGAGGTCCGCCAGACGTTCCTCACGACCCTGCAGAAGGGTCAGGTCCGCTCCGGCGTCGTCTCCTCGATCGTCAACTTCGGTGCCTTCGTGGACCTGGGTGGCGTCGACGGTCTCGTGCACGTCTCCGAGCTCTCCTGGAAGCACATCGACCACCCCTCCGAGGTCGTCGAGGTCGGTCAGGAAGTCACCGTCGAGGTCCTCGACGTCGACATGGACCGCGAGCGCGTCTCGCTGTCGCTCAAGGCGACGCAGGAAGACCCGTGGCAGCAGTTCGCCCGTACGCACCAGATCGGGCAGGTCGTTCCCGGTAAGGTCACCAAGCTCGTTCCCTTCGGTGCGTTCGTGCGCGTCGACGAGGGCATCGAGGGTCTGGTCCACATCTCCGAGCTGGCCGAGCGCCACGTGGAGATCCCGGAGCAGGTCGTCCAGGTCAACGACGAGATCTTCGTCAAGGTCATCGACATCGACCTCGAGCGCCGTCGCATCAGCCTCTCGCTGAAGCAGGCCAACGAGGCCTTCGGCGGCGACCCGGCCTCGGTCGAGTTCGACCCGACGCTGTACGGCATGGCCGCGTCGTACGACGACCAGGGCAACTACATCTACCCCGAGGGCTTCGACCCCGAGACCAACGACTGGCTCGAGGGCTTCGAGTCGCAGCGTGAGGTCTGGGAGACGCAGTACGCCGAGGCGCAGCAGCGCTTCGAGCAGCACCAGGCCCAGGTCATCAAGTCCCGCGAGGCCGACGAGGCTGCCGCTGCCGAGGGTGCTGCCGCCCCGGCCGGCGCTGCCCCGGCTGCCTCCGGCGGCAGCGGTGGCGGCGGCTCGTACTCCTCGGAGTCCGCGGACAACTCCGGCGCCCTGGCGTCGGACGAGGCCCTGGCTGCCCTGCGCGAGAAGCTGGCCGGTGGCCAGAGCTGA
- a CDS encoding PAC2 family protein — translation MPDPQSLYEWEPKGLAVVDMALAQESAGLVMLYHFDGYIDAGETGEQIVDGLLETLPHQTVVRFDHDRLVDYRARRPLLTFKRDRYTSFESPALEVKVVQDATGAPFLLLSGPEPDVEWERFAAAVEQVVERLGVRLAVSFHGIPMGVPHTRPVGLTPHGNRTDLMPGHRSPFDEAQVPGSAEALVEYRLMEAGHDVLGVAAHVPHYVARSAYPDAALTALEAVTAATGLVLPSVAHTLRTEAHRTQTEIDRQVGQGDEELVSLVEGLEHQYDALAGSETRGNLVAEPADLPSADEIGREFERFLAEREGDS, via the coding sequence GTGCCTGATCCGCAGAGTTTGTACGAATGGGAGCCGAAGGGCCTGGCCGTGGTCGACATGGCGCTCGCCCAGGAGTCGGCCGGCCTGGTCATGCTCTACCACTTCGACGGATACATCGACGCGGGCGAGACGGGCGAGCAGATCGTCGACGGGCTGCTCGAGACGCTGCCGCACCAGACCGTGGTCCGCTTCGACCACGACCGGCTCGTCGACTACAGGGCGCGCCGTCCGCTGCTGACCTTCAAGCGCGACCGGTACACGTCGTTCGAGTCGCCCGCCCTCGAGGTGAAGGTCGTCCAGGACGCCACCGGGGCCCCCTTCCTGCTGCTCTCCGGACCGGAGCCCGACGTCGAGTGGGAGCGGTTCGCCGCCGCCGTGGAGCAGGTCGTGGAGCGGCTCGGCGTCCGCCTCGCGGTCAGTTTCCACGGCATCCCCATGGGCGTCCCGCACACCCGCCCCGTCGGTCTCACCCCGCACGGCAACCGCACGGACCTGATGCCAGGGCACCGCAGCCCCTTCGACGAGGCGCAGGTCCCCGGTTCCGCCGAGGCCCTCGTGGAGTACCGGCTGATGGAGGCCGGGCACGACGTCCTCGGTGTCGCCGCCCATGTGCCCCACTACGTCGCCAGGTCCGCCTACCCGGACGCCGCGCTCACCGCCCTTGAGGCGGTCACCGCCGCGACCGGACTGGTCCTGCCGAGCGTGGCGCACACCCTGCGCACGGAGGCGCACCGGACCCAGACCGAGATCGACCGGCAGGTCGGCCAGGGCGACGAGGAGCTCGTCTCCCTCGTCGAGGGGCTGGAGCACCAGTACGACGCGCTCGCGGGATCCGAGACCCGCGGCAATCTCGTCGCGGAGCCGGCCGATCTGCCTTCGGCGGACGAGATCGGCCGCGAGTTCGAACGCTTCCTGGCGGAACGTGAGGGCGATTCCTGA